One Drosophila subobscura isolate 14011-0131.10 chromosome U, UCBerk_Dsub_1.0, whole genome shotgun sequence DNA window includes the following coding sequences:
- the LOC117900085 gene encoding myosin-VIIa has product MVIVTRGDYIWIEPASGREFDVAIGARVISAEGRRIQVRDDDGDEVWLAPERRIKAMHASSVQGVEDMISLGDLHEAGILRNLLIRYKENLIYTYTGSILVAVNPYQILPIYTGDQIKLYKERKIGELPPHIFAIGDNAYAHMKRYLQDQCIVISGESGAGKTESTKLILQYLAAISGKHSWIEQQILEANPILEAFGNAKTIRNDNSSRFGKYIDIHFSANGVIEGAKIEQYLLEKSRIVSQNHSERNYHVFYCILAGLSSEEKSRLDLGAAADYKYLTGGNSITCEGRDDAAEFSDIRSAMKVLLFSDQEIWEIIKLLAALLHCGNIKYKATVVDNLDATEIPEHINVERVAGLLGLPIQPLIDALTRRTLFAHGETVVSTLSRDQSVDVRDAFVKGIYGRLFVHIVRKINTAIFKPRATSRNAIGVLDIFGFENFDQNSFEQFCINYANENLQQFFVQHIFKLEQEEYNHEAINWQHIEFVDNQDALDLIAIKQLNIMALIDEEARFPKGTDTTMLAKLHKTHGSHKNYLKPKSDINTSFGLNHFAGVVFYDTRGFLDKNRDTFSPDLLHLVSQSGNKFLRQIFAQDIEMGAETRKRTPTLSTQFRKSLDALMKTLSSCQPFFIRCIKPNELKKPMMFDRGLCCRQLRYSGMMETIRIRRAGYPIRHGFREFVERYRFLIPGVPPAHRTDCQVATSRICAMVLGKSDYQLGHTKVFLKDAHDLFLEQERDRVLTRKILILQRSIRGWVYRRRFLRLRAAAISVQRFWKGYAQRKRYRNMRVGYMRLQALIRSRVLSHRFRHLRGHIVGLQAHARGYLVRREYGHKMWAVIKIQSHVRRMIAMRRYRKLRLEHKQFAEVLHLRKMEEQELMHRGNKHAREIAEQHYRDRLHELERREIATQLEDRRRVEVKMNIINDAARKQEEPVDDGKLVEAMFDFLPDSSSDAPTPHGGRETSVFMDLPQGQAANQEDIIAQLHVSEDEEDLSEFKFQKFAATYFQGNVNHQYAKKALKHPLLPLHTQGDQLAAQALWITILRFTGDMPEPKYHTMDRMDTTSVMSKVTATLGRNFIRSKEFQEAQLMGLDPDAFLKQKPRSIRHKLVSLTLKRKNKLGEDVRRRLQDDEYTADSYQSWLQSRPTSNLEKLHFIIGHGILRAELRDEIYCQICKQLTNNPLKSSHARGWILLSLCVGCFAPSEKFVNYLRAFIREGPPGYAPYCEERLKRTFNNGTRNQPPSWLELQATKSKKPIMLPITFMDGNTKTLLADSATTARELCNQLSDKITLKDQFGFSLYIALFDKVSSLGSGGDHVMDAISQCEQYAKEQGAQERNAPWRLFFRKEIFAPWHEPTHDQVATNLIYQQVVRGVKFGEYRCDKEEDLAMIAAQQYFIEYGTDMSMERLFTLLPNFIPDFCLSGVDKAIERWAALVLQAYKKSYYVKDKIAALKIKEDIVSYAKYKWPLLFSRFYEAYRNSGPNLPKNDVIIAVNWTGVYVVDDQEQVLLELSFPEITAVSSQKTTKVFTQTFSLSTVRGEEFTFQSPNAEDIRDLVVYFLDGLKKRSKYVIALQDYRAPSDGTSFLSFFKGDLIILEDESCGESVLNNGWCIGRCDRSQERGDFPAETVYVLPTLSKPPQDILALFNIEDAAHHGRRLSMASNGVAVEPRDRPHTLMEYALDHFRLPPKRTMSKTLTLSSKRNEELWRYSRDPIKLPLLRKLQSKEELAEEACFAFAAILKYMGDLPSKRPRMGNEITDHIFDGPLKHEILRDEIYCQLMKQLTDNRNRMSEERGWELMWLATGLFACSQGLLKELSLFLRTRRHPISQDSIHRLQKTIRHGQRKYPPHQVEVEAIQHKTTQIFHKVYFPDDTDEAFEVDSSTRAKDFCNNISQRLSLRTSEGFSLFVKIADKVISVPEGDFFFDFVRHLTDWIKKARPIRDGANPQFTYQVFFMKKLWTNTVPGKDRNADLIFHYHQELPKLLRGYHKCSREEAAKLAALVFRVRFGENKTELQAIPQMLRELIPSDIMKMQSTNEWKRSIVASYNQDGGMTSEDAKVAFLKIVYRWPTFGSAFFEVKQTTEPNYPEMLLIAINKHGVSLIHPVTKDILVTHPFTRISNWSSGNTYFHMTIGNLVRGSKLLCETSLGYKMDDLLTSYISLMLTNMNKNRTIRAN; this is encoded by the exons ATGGTGATTGTAACACGT GGTGACTACATCTGGATAGAGCCCGCCTCGGGACGAGAATTCGATGTGGCCATTGGAGCACGTGTCATCTCCGCGGAGGGTCGACGCATCCAAGTGCGTGACGATGATGGCGACGAGGTCTGGCTGGCCCCCGAGCGTCGCATCAAGGCCATGCACGCGTCCTCCGTCCAGGGTGTGGAGGATATGATATCGCTTGGCGATCTTCATGAAGCTGGCATCTTGCGGAATCTACTTATACGCTACAAGGAGAATCTAATTTAT ACCTATACCGGTTCCATATTGGTTGCCGTCAATCCCTACCAGATCCTGCCCATCTACACGGGTGATCAGATCAAACTGTATAAGGAGCGCAAAATAGGAGAACTCCCACCGCATATCTTTGCCATTGGCGACAATGCGTATGCGCATATGAAACGCTACCTCCAGGATCAATGCATTGTCATATCGGGTGAGTCGGGTGCGGGCAAGACGGAAAGCACTAAGCTGATCCTACAATATCTGGCGGCTATCAGTGGCAAGCATTCGTGGATTGAGCAGCAAATCCTAGAGGCAAATCCCATACTAGAAGCGTTTGGCAATGCCAAGACCATACGAAATGATAATTCTTCCAG ATTTGGcaaatatatagatatacaCTTTAGCGCGAATGGTGTGATCGAGGGTGCCAAAATCGAGCAATATCTATTGGAGAAGTCACGAATTGTTTCCCAGAATCACAGCGAACGTAATTATCACGtgttttattgtattttggcTGGTCTTTCGTCCGAGGAAAAGAGTCGCCTCGATTTGGGCGCAGCTGCGGATTACAA ATATCTGACTGGCGGTAATAGCATAACCTGCGAGGGACGCGATGATGCCGCTGAATTCTCTGATATACGATCCGCCATGAAGGTTTTACTGTTTTCGGATCAGGAGATTTGGGAGATAATCAAACTTCTCGCCGCTCTACTGCACTGTGGCAACATCAAGTACAAGGCCACGGTGGTGGATAATCTGGACGCAACAGAGATACCCGAACACATAAATGTGGAGCGTGTGGCTGGACTTCTAGGACTGCCCATACAACCATTGATTGATGCGTTGACGCGACGCACACTGTTCGCACATGGCGAGACGGTGGTGTCGACCCTCTCGCGGGACCAGTCGGTGGATGTGCGCGACGCCTTTGTCAAGGGCATATACGGGCGACTCTTTGTGCATATTGTGAGGAAGATAAATACAGCCATTTTCAAGCCGCGAGCAACTTCACGCAATGCCATCGGAGTGCTGGACATTTTCGGCTTTGAAAATTTTGATCAGAACAGCTTTGAGCAGTTTTGCATCAACTATGCCAACGAGAATCTGCAGCAGTTCTTTGTGCAGCACATTTTCAAgttggagcaggaggagtacaACCACGAGGCCATCAACTGGCAGCACATTGAGTTTGTGGACAATCAGGATGCCCTCGATCTGATAGCTATCAAGCAGCTGAACATTATGGCTCTGATTGATGAGGAGGCGCGCTTCCCCAAGGGCACGGACACCACGATGTTGGCCAAGCTGCACAAGACCCATGGATCGCACAAGAACTATCTGAAGCCCAAGTCGGACATAAACACCAGCTTTGGCCTGAATCACTTTGCGGGTGTGGTATTTTACGATACGCGGGGTTTTCTGGACAAGAACAGGGACACCTTCAGTCCGGATCTGTTGCATTTGGTTAGCCAGAGTGGCAACAAATTTCTCAGGCAGATTTTTGCTCAGGATATTGAGATGGGCGCCGAGACGCGAAAGCGAACACCCACACTGTCCACGCAGTTCCGCAAGTCTCTGGATGCCCTGATGAAGACCCTTAGCAGCTGTCAGCCCTTCTTCATACGCTGCATTAAGCCCAACGAGCTAAAGAAACCCATGATGTTCGATCGCGGTCTGTGCTGTCGTCAGTTGCGATACTCTGGCATGATGGAAACCATACGGATACGTCGAGCTGGCTATCCCATTCGTCACGGGTTCCGTGAGTTTGTGGAGAGATATCGGTTTTTGATACCGGGAGTGCCGCCCGCTCATCGCACCGATTGCCAGGTGGCCACGTCACGCATTTGTGCCATGGTCCTGGGCAAATCCGACTATCAGCTGGGACACACGAAGGTCTTCCTGAAAGATGCCCACGATCTGTTCCTGGAGCAAGAGCGCGATCGTGTGCTGACGCGAAAGATCCTCATACTGCAGCGTAGCATTCGTGGGTGGGTGTATCGCCGGCGCTTCCTGCGTCTGAGGGCTGCTGCCATCAGTGTGCAGAGATTCTGGAAGGGCTATGCGCAGCGGAAGCGCTACAGGAACATGCGCGTGGGCTACATGCGATTGCAGGCTTTGATACGATCGCGTGTTCTGTCGCATCGCTTCCGTCATCTCAGGGGCCACATTGTGGGACTACAGGCCCATGCCAGAGGGTATCTAGTGAGGCGCGAGTACGGCCACAAGATGTGGGCCGTAATCAAGATACAGTCGCATGTGAGGCGCATGATTGCTATGCGTCGCTATCGCAAGCTGCGCCTCGAGCACAAGCAATTCGCGGAGGTCCTGCATCTGCGCAaaatggaggagcaggagctgatgCATCGTGGCAATAAGCATGCCCGGGAAATTGCCGAGCAGCATTACCGCGATCGCCTGCACGAACTGGAGCGACGGGAGATAGCCACACAGCTGGAGGATCGACGCCGCGTGGAGGTGAAGATGAATATCATCAACGATGCGGCACGCAAGCAGGAAGAGCCCGTCGACGATGGCAAGTTGGTGGAGGCAATGTTTGACTTTCTACCCGACTCCAGCAGCGATGCTCCGACGCCACATGGCGGAAGGGAGACTTCAGTGTTCATGGATCTGCCCCAGGGACAGGCCGCCAACCAGGAGGACATCATTGCCCAATTGCATGTCtccgaggatgaggaggatcTGTCTGAGTTCAAGTTTCAGAAATTCGCAGCCACCTACTTCCAGGGGAACGTGAATCATCAGTACGCCAAGAAGGCCCTGAAGCATcccctgctgccgctgcacacaCAGGGCGATCAATTAGCCGCCCAGGCACTGTGGATCACCATACTGCGTTTCACGGGGGATATGCCAGAGCCCAAATATCATACAATGGATCGCATGGACACCACATCGGTGATGTCCAAGGTAACGGCCACATTGGGACGTAATTTCATCAGGAGTAAG GAATTCCAAGAGGCTCAACTGATGGGCCTGGATCCGGATGCCTTTCTCAAGCAGAAGCCACGCTCAATACGCCACAAACTCGTCTCGTTGACGCTGAAGCGTAAGAACAAACTTGGCGAAGATGTGCGCCGACGACTGCAGGACGATGAGTACACTGCGGATAGCTACCAGTCCTGGCTGCAGTCGCGCCCCACCTCGAACCTGGAGAAGCTCCACTTCATAATCGGCCATGGCATACTGCGCGCCGAGTTGCGCGATGAAATCTACTGCCAGATATGCAAGCAGTTGACCAATAATCCTTTGAAATCCTCACATGCCCGTGGCTGGATACTGCTGTCGCTATGCGTGGGCTGCTTTGCGCCATCGGAGAAGTTTGTCAACTATCTGCGGGCTTTTATACGAGAGGGCCCGCCCGGCTATGCTCCCTACTGCGAGGAGCGACTTAAGCGCACGTTCAACAATGGCACGCGCAATCAGCCGCCCTCCTGGCTGGAGCTCCAGGCGACGAAATCAAAGAAGCCCATCATGCTGCCAATCACGTTTATGGATGGAAATACCAAGACTTTGCTCGCGGACTCAGCCACCACGGCCAGGGAGCTGTGCAATCAGCTGTCGGACAAGATAACGCTCAAGGATCAGTTTGGATTCTCGTTGTACATTGCTCTCTTCGACAAGGTTAGTTCGCTGGGCAGTGGCGGGGATCATGTGATGGATGCCATTTCCCAGTGCGAGCAATATGCCAAGGAGCAGGGCGCACAGGAAAGAAACGCACCCTGGCGTTTGTTCTTCCGCAAGGAGATCTTCGCGCCCTGGCACGAGCCCACCCACGATCAGGTGGCCACCAATCTGATCTATCAGCAGGTGGTGAGAGGCGTCAAATTCGGGGAATATCGTTGCGACAAGGAGGAGGATCTGGCCATGATTGCGGCCCAGCAATACTTCATCGAATACGGCACGGACATGTCCATGGAGCGGCTGTTTACGCTGCTGCCCAACTTTATACCCGACTTCTGTTTGAGTGGCGTTGACAAGGCCATCGAGCGATGGGCTGCTCTTGTGCTGCAGGCCTACAAGAAGTCCTACTATGTGAAGGATAAGATTGCGGCGCTCAAGATCAAGGAGGATATTGTCAGCTACGCCAAGTACAAGTGGCCTCTGCTCTTCTCGCGCTTTTACGAGGCCTATCGCAATTCGGGACCCAATCTGCCGAAGAATGATGTCATCATAGCCGTCAATTGGACGGGCGTCTATGTGGTGGATGATCAGGAgcaggtgctgctggagctgagcTTCCCTGAGATCACAGCCGTGTCCAGTCAGAAGACAACCAAGGTGTTCACACAGACATTTAGTTTGTCCACAGTGCGCGGTGAAGAGTTTACATTCCAGAGTCCAAATGCAGAGGATATCAGGGATCTGGTGGTATATTTCCTAGATGGCCTAAAAAAACG TTCAAAATATGTCATTGCCCTGCAGGACTATCGCGCTCCGTCGGATGGAACGAGTTTCTTGTCCTTCTTTAAAGGCGATTTGATCATTTTGGAGGACGAATCGTGCGGCGAATCTGTGCTAAACAATGGCTGGTGCATAGGACGCTGCGATCGCTCGCAGGAGCGTGGCGATTTCCCCGCGGAAACGGTCTATGTACTGCCGACTCTCAGCAAACCGCCACAGGACATACTCGCCTTGTTCAACATCGAGGATGCAGCGCATCACGGACGCCGCCTGAGCATGGCCTCGAATGGCGTAGCCGTTGAACCGAGAGATCGACCGCATACGCTGATGGAATACGCTCTGGATCATTTCCGGCTGCCGCCCAAGCGCACCATGTCCAAGACGCTGACGCTCAGCTCGAAGCGGAACGAGGAGTTGTGGCGCTATTCGAGGGATCCCATCaaattgccgctgctgcgcaagctgcagagcaaagaggagctggccgaggaggcctgctttgcctttgccgccaTACTTAAGTACATGGGGGATCTGCCCTCGAAGCGGCCCCGCATGGGTAACGAGATCACGGATCACATATTCGATGGACCGCTCAAGCATGAGATTCTGCGCGACGAGATTTATTGCCAGCTGATGAAGCAGCTAACCGACAATCGCAATCGCATGTCCGAAGAGAGGGGATGGGAGCTAATGTGGTTGGCCACGGGTCTGTTCGCCTGCTCGCAAGGCTTGCTGAAGGAGTTGTCGCTGTTCCTGCGCACAAGGCGGCATCCCATCTCGCAGGACTCTATTCATCGCCTGCAGAAGACCATACGCCATGGACAACGCAAATATCCGCCGCatcaagtggaagtggaggctATACAGCACAAGACAACGCAAATCTTCCACAAGGTCTACTTTCCCGACGACACGGACGAAGCCTTCGAGGTGGACAGCTCCACTCGAGCCAAGGATTTCTGCAATAACATCTCGCAGCGTCTTTCGCTGCGCACCAGCGAGGgcttctctctgtttgtgaAGATTGCCGACAAGGTGATCTCTGTGCCGGAGGGCGACTTCTTCTTTGACTTTGTGCGCCATCTGACCGACTGGATAAAGAAGGCGCGACCCATCCGCGACGGTGCCAATCCCCAGTTTACCTATCAGGTGTTCTTCATGAAGAAACTGTGGACGAACACAGTGCCAGGCAAGGACCGCAATGCAGATCTTATATTCCACTATCACCAGGAGCTACCCAAGCTGTTACGCGGCTATCACAAGTGCTCCAGGGAGGAGGCAGCCAAGCTGGCTGCATTAGTCTTCCGCGTGCGATTTggcgaaaataaaacagaactGCAGGCCATACC aCAAATGCTGAGGGAACTTATTCCATCGGATATTATGAAAATGCAGAGCACCAATGAATGGAAGCGTTCCATTGTGGCCTCGTATAATCAGGATGGTGGAATGACCTCAGAGGATGCCAAGGTGGCCTTCTTGAAGATTGTCTACAG ATGGCCCACGTTTGGTTCTGCCTTCTTTGAGGTGAAACAAACCACCGAACCGAATTATCCGGAAATGTTGCTTATAGCAATCAACAAACACGGCGTGAGTCTCATACATCCCGTGACCAAG GATATCCTGGTCACGCATCCCTTTACACGCATCTCGAACTGGTCGTCCGGCAATACGTACTTCCACATGACTATTGGCAATCTGGTGCGAGGCTCGAAGCTGCTCTGCGAAACATCGTTGGGCTACAAGATGGACGATCTGTTGACCTCGTACATTTCGCTGATGCTGACGAACATGAATAAGAATCGAACAATACGAGCCAACTAG